A stretch of Paludisphaera borealis DNA encodes these proteins:
- a CDS encoding DUF5009 domain-containing protein: MTYLADPIDGPPIEPRAVPTNRRVDSVDALRGLTILLMVFVNDLGPAAPSWMHHIEPPSADGMTLADVVFPWFLFIVGVSIPLAFERAFAAGASVRGQVGHIVIRTAALLLLGVIGMNSDEHQGLGGSQWSLLAFIAILLAWSSVPKETGTKRTLFLALKAVGVVGLLILLAIFRRKPVDTSLPFYGPVEGWVWMRTEWWGILGLIGWAYLTVALLTLWLGRRREWLAGSIGVLILLHLAMNHGGLFAHLERKAWLGPLLPLLQSLSHGVDSLNQYVGLGDATGSLAAITMAGCLLGSILRRDSDVAAPDERVTWTSTFVVGLLIAGFATDTFEGINKIAATPTWCLWSAALAAAVWLALYLVIDVAGWRAWSILVRPAGANPLVAYFLHPIVIGAVSASGLGDALLGYQGSHNPAVVVAGSFAMAVVVCALTGLLARLGLRVRL, encoded by the coding sequence GTGACGTACCTAGCCGATCCGATCGATGGTCCACCCATCGAGCCGCGGGCCGTGCCGACCAACCGCCGGGTCGACTCGGTCGACGCGCTGCGGGGGTTGACGATCCTGCTGATGGTCTTCGTCAACGACCTGGGGCCGGCCGCCCCGTCGTGGATGCACCACATCGAGCCGCCGTCGGCCGACGGCATGACGCTGGCCGACGTGGTCTTTCCGTGGTTTCTGTTCATCGTCGGCGTGTCGATCCCGCTGGCCTTCGAACGTGCGTTCGCGGCCGGCGCGTCCGTCAGAGGGCAGGTCGGTCATATCGTGATTCGCACGGCCGCGCTCTTGCTTCTGGGCGTGATCGGGATGAACAGTGACGAGCACCAAGGCCTCGGCGGCTCGCAGTGGAGCCTGCTCGCGTTCATCGCGATCCTTCTGGCCTGGTCGAGCGTTCCCAAAGAAACAGGGACGAAGCGGACGTTGTTCCTGGCGTTGAAGGCGGTCGGCGTCGTCGGGCTCTTGATTCTGCTGGCGATCTTCCGCCGCAAGCCGGTCGATACAAGCTTGCCGTTTTACGGCCCGGTCGAGGGCTGGGTCTGGATGAGAACCGAATGGTGGGGAATCCTCGGCCTGATCGGCTGGGCCTACCTGACGGTCGCGCTTTTGACCCTCTGGCTGGGCCGGCGTCGCGAGTGGCTGGCCGGCTCGATCGGGGTGCTAATCCTGCTCCACCTCGCCATGAATCACGGCGGCCTGTTCGCGCATCTGGAGCGCAAGGCGTGGCTGGGGCCGCTGCTGCCTCTGCTGCAGAGCCTGAGTCACGGCGTCGATTCTCTCAATCAATACGTCGGGCTCGGCGATGCGACGGGCTCGCTGGCGGCGATCACGATGGCCGGCTGCCTGCTCGGCTCGATCCTCCGCCGCGACAGCGACGTGGCGGCGCCCGACGAACGGGTCACGTGGACGTCGACCTTCGTGGTCGGCCTGCTGATCGCCGGATTCGCGACCGACACGTTCGAGGGGATCAACAAGATCGCCGCGACCCCGACATGGTGCCTCTGGTCGGCGGCCCTGGCCGCGGCGGTCTGGCTGGCGCTGTACCTCGTGATCGACGTCGCCGGCTGGCGCGCGTGGTCGATCCTCGTCCGCCCGGCCGGCGCCAACCCGCTGGTCGCCTACTTCCTCCATCCGATCGTCATCGGGGCCGTCTCCGCCTCGGGCCTCGGCGACGCCCTCCTGGGATACCAAGGATCACACAACCCGGCGGTCGTCGTCGCCGGCTCGTTCGCCATGGCGGTGGTCGTCTGCGCCCTGACCGGGCTGCTCGCCCGCCTGGGACTTCGGGTGCGGCTGTGA
- a CDS encoding putative sugar nucleotidyl transferase, which produces MRLCLVEDLAVAGLEPLTLTRPVYELWLGCSTLGAKIARAFGVGTGPNRRGALIRNHLTAVQSRRDPHVVLNDRDWLARGPVVAACGRWVPPLGFEAPDASVPWVGLCDGQPAFVYAGPDDVVSLELNGVDDWFEKMASRYPNEEVGGEWIGRPWDLVARNAAHIERDFATSGRLAVSNRQLASLALVGPSNRLWIHETTRIDPYTVFDTTNGPIIIGAGVWVQPFTRVEGPCYIGPDSQLFRANIRGAVSIGPNCRIGGEVEASIVQGHSNKYHEGFLGHAYVGEWVNLGAITSNSDLRNDYGEVMVPLQGDPIATGQAKVGCYIGDHTRTGMGSMLNTGTAIGVMCNVLPAGLLLPKHVPSFTAVLYGRVEPGFTIDELFATARIVMSRRGKVFDEHEEQLYRGLYEQTRLERERAFQRTRERRHDLWPIAQANSR; this is translated from the coding sequence ATGCGTCTTTGCCTGGTCGAGGATCTCGCCGTAGCCGGACTCGAACCGCTGACTCTCACCCGGCCCGTGTACGAGCTTTGGCTCGGTTGCTCGACGCTGGGGGCCAAGATCGCCCGCGCCTTCGGGGTCGGGACGGGGCCGAACCGGCGGGGGGCGTTGATCCGCAACCACTTGACGGCGGTGCAGAGCCGGCGCGACCCCCACGTGGTGCTTAACGATCGCGACTGGCTGGCGCGCGGGCCGGTGGTGGCGGCGTGCGGCCGCTGGGTTCCGCCGCTGGGTTTCGAGGCGCCCGACGCCAGCGTCCCCTGGGTCGGGCTGTGCGACGGCCAGCCGGCGTTCGTCTACGCGGGCCCCGACGATGTGGTGTCGCTGGAACTGAACGGCGTCGACGACTGGTTCGAGAAGATGGCGTCGCGCTACCCCAACGAGGAGGTCGGCGGCGAGTGGATCGGTCGTCCCTGGGACCTCGTGGCCCGGAACGCGGCCCACATCGAGCGCGACTTCGCGACCAGCGGGCGGCTCGCCGTCAGCAACCGCCAGCTCGCCTCGCTCGCTCTGGTCGGGCCGTCGAATCGGCTCTGGATTCATGAGACCACCCGGATCGACCCGTACACGGTCTTCGACACGACCAACGGACCGATCATCATCGGCGCGGGCGTCTGGGTCCAGCCGTTCACCCGGGTCGAGGGGCCGTGCTACATCGGCCCCGACTCGCAGCTCTTCCGGGCGAACATCCGGGGCGCGGTCTCGATCGGCCCCAACTGCCGGATCGGCGGCGAGGTGGAGGCGTCGATCGTCCAGGGGCACTCGAACAAGTACCACGAAGGCTTTCTGGGCCACGCCTACGTCGGCGAGTGGGTGAATCTGGGCGCGATCACGTCGAACAGCGACCTTCGCAACGACTACGGCGAGGTGATGGTGCCGTTGCAGGGCGATCCGATCGCCACCGGGCAGGCGAAGGTCGGCTGCTACATCGGCGACCACACGCGGACCGGCATGGGCTCGATGCTCAACACCGGCACGGCGATCGGCGTGATGTGCAACGTGCTGCCGGCCGGCTTGCTCTTGCCCAAGCACGTGCCGTCGTTCACGGCCGTCCTGTACGGCCGCGTCGAGCCGGGGTTCACGATCGACGAGCTGTTCGCCACGGCCCGGATCGTCATGTCGAGGCGCGGAAAGGTCTTCGACGAGCACGAGGAACAGCTCTATCGCGGCCTGTACGAGCAGACCCGCCTGGAGCGGGAGCGCGCCTTCCAGCGGACGCGGGAGCGGCGTCACGACCTCTGGCCGATCGCCCAGGCGAATTCGCGGTGA
- a CDS encoding DMT family transporter, with amino-acid sequence MPTLVAQAEPGIQDASHAKIDDRRKTAQPSKALSEPAAAAPALHASHAPDLRGYIYLGIMILVGSTTSPLAMLVVRQLPVGLVPLLRFGFAGLCLIPFIGGLNPLKELVRHDWRRLAVVAAFCVPINQWFFLNAARLGTNAHVGLFYAMVPLVVWVLAWRLGHERLDLSRLGGILVSISGVVVIGVGNLLGGESSSLEQTRAVMLSDLLLIGAVISWGAYVALSRPLVLRHGAMPVLAGTFLFGFFLQIPIALATATQWPSMLKLATPSAWISLIVLAGFFTPLNLALQNLSLRRLDASQVATFSNVAPVLTVVWGVWLFHEALSPALVVGGLLTLGGVIWTSRPAPASRRTTPRTSLAGEAPAACPID; translated from the coding sequence ATGCCAACGCTAGTCGCGCAAGCGGAGCCAGGAATTCAGGATGCGTCCCATGCGAAGATCGACGACCGGCGCAAAACCGCGCAGCCGTCGAAAGCCTTGAGCGAGCCGGCGGCAGCGGCTCCCGCACTCCACGCGTCGCACGCTCCCGACCTGCGCGGGTACATTTACCTGGGGATCATGATCCTCGTCGGGTCGACGACGTCGCCCCTGGCCATGCTGGTCGTCAGGCAGCTTCCGGTCGGGCTGGTGCCGCTCTTGCGATTCGGCTTCGCGGGTCTGTGCCTGATTCCGTTCATCGGGGGCCTCAACCCCTTGAAGGAGCTGGTGCGCCACGACTGGCGGCGGCTGGCGGTGGTCGCGGCCTTCTGCGTGCCGATCAACCAGTGGTTTTTTCTAAACGCCGCTCGGCTGGGGACGAACGCGCACGTTGGGCTGTTCTACGCGATGGTCCCCCTGGTCGTCTGGGTCCTGGCCTGGCGGCTCGGGCATGAACGGCTCGACCTCAGTCGGCTCGGCGGAATTCTTGTGAGCATCAGCGGGGTCGTGGTGATCGGCGTCGGCAACCTGCTGGGGGGCGAATCGTCGTCGCTTGAGCAGACGAGGGCGGTGATGCTCTCGGACCTCCTCCTCATCGGCGCGGTGATCTCGTGGGGGGCGTATGTGGCCCTGAGCCGGCCATTAGTCCTCCGCCACGGCGCGATGCCGGTTCTGGCCGGCACGTTCCTGTTCGGCTTCTTCCTCCAGATCCCGATCGCGCTGGCGACCGCGACGCAGTGGCCGTCGATGCTCAAGCTGGCGACTCCGTCCGCCTGGATCAGTCTGATCGTCCTGGCCGGGTTCTTCACCCCCTTGAACCTGGCGCTCCAGAACCTGTCGCTCCGCCGCCTCGACGCCAGCCAGGTTGCGACCTTCAGCAACGTCGCGCCGGTGTTGACCGTGGTCTGGGGCGTCTGGCTGTTCCACGAAGCCCTCTCGCCGGCCCTGGTGGTCGGCGGCTTGCTGACTCTCGGCGGCGTGATCTGGACCAGCCGCCCCGCGCCGGCCTCGCGGCGTACCACCCCGCGCACGTCGCTGGCGGGCGAAGCCCCGGCGGCTTGCCCGATCGATTGA